The following are encoded together in the Pseudomonadota bacterium genome:
- a CDS encoding XRE family transcriptional regulator → MFNARENFPATVKKMRRQPAPSQEEPAHAIGVSFSTVNRWENGKTVPSKPALRQFEQFCALKREQRELA, encoded by the coding sequence ATGTTTAACGCTCGCGAAAATTTTCCGGCAACCGTCAAGAAGATGCGGCGGCAGCCGGCGCCCTCCCAGGAAGAACCGGCCCATGCCATCGGGGTGAGCTTTTCCACGGTTAACCGCTGGGAGAACGGCAAGACGGTGCCCTCGAAACCGGCGCTGCGGCAGTTCGAGCAGTTTTGTGCGCTGAAACGCGAACAGAGAGAGCTGGCCTGA